One Rhinopithecus roxellana isolate Shanxi Qingling chromosome 7, ASM756505v1, whole genome shotgun sequence DNA segment encodes these proteins:
- the LOC115898790 gene encoding cancer/testis antigen 47A-like isoform X2 yields MSATGDRHPTEGDQEAPVSQEGAQAEAAGAGNPEGSDSGPDSRDMVPAAEVVGVAGPMEGLGEEEGEQPAGLATVPGGGSAEEDPDMGPAAEEEEEEEEEEEEEERNERGNLDLGAITRRYPAAGISFVFLHLVHSLLLRLYHNDHILIASRHHSRLLLGPRAAAPNRRGEPSLLLALQRLGARAAALEGQGLGLIQEAASVPEPAVPGDLAEMAREPTEEATEEEAAEETTEETPSEEATEEPVEEKATAPEGVTKSQPEKWDEEDQDAAGEEENEQEKEKDAENKAKNSKGT; encoded by the exons ATGTCTGCCACAGGGGACCGACACCCAACCGAAGGGGACCAGGAGGCCCCGGTAAGCCAGGAGGGAGCGCAGGCCGAGGCGGCCGGAGCTGGTAACCCGGAGGGCAGCGACTCCGGCCCCGACAGTAGAGACATGGTGCCTGCGGCCGAGGTGGTCGGAGTCGCAGGGCCCATGGAAGGCCTcggggaggaggagggtgagcAGCCTGCAGGCCTGGCCACAGTCCCCGGGGGCGGGAGCGCCGAGGAGGACCCGGACATGGGGCCCGCGgcggaggaagaggaggaggaggaggaggaggaagaggaagaagagaggaacgAGAGAGGCAACCTCGACCTGGGGGCGATCACCCGTCGCTACCCTGCGGCGGGCATTAGCTTTGTGTTCCTGCATCTGGTCCACTCCCTTCTCCTCCGCCTCTATCACAACGACCACATCCTGATAGCGAGCCGTCACCACAGCCGCCTGCTCTTGGGGCCCCGCGCTGCTGCACCCAACCGCAGGGGCGAGCCCTCCCTGCTGCTGGCGCTCCAGAGGCTGGGTGCGAGGGCTGCAGCACTGGAAGGCCAGGGCCTGGGCCTAATCCAGGAGGCCGCGTCGGTCCCAGAGCCTGCGGTGCCAGGCGACCTGGCCGAGATGGCCAGGGAGCCCACAGAGGAGGCcacagaggaggaggctgcagaggaGACCACAGAGGAGACGCCCTCAGAGGAGGCCACAGAGGAGCCGGTGGAGGAG AAGGCCACGGCCCCTGAGG GAGTCACTAAATCTCAGCCTGAAAAGTGGGATGAAGAGGACCAAGATGCTGCAGGCGAGGAAGAGAACgaacaagagaaagagaaggatgcGGAAAACAAGGCGAAAAACTCCAAGGGGACCTAG
- the LOC115898790 gene encoding cancer/testis antigen 47B-like isoform X1: MSATGDRHPTEGDQEAPVSQEGAQAEAAGAGNPEGSDSGPDSRDMVPAAEVVGVAGPMEGLGEEEGEQPAGLATVPGGGSAEEDPDMGPAAEEEEEEEEEEEEEERNERGNLDLGAITRRYPAAGISFVFLHLVHSLLLRLYHNDHILIASRHHSRLLLGPRAAAPNRRGEPSLLLALQRLGARAAALEGQGLGLIQEAASVPEPAVPGDLAEMAREPTEEATEEEAAEETTEETPSEEATEEPKLAAEKPVAEKATAPEGVTKSQPEKWDEEDQDAAGEEENEQEKEKDAENKAKNSKGT; this comes from the exons ATGTCTGCCACAGGGGACCGACACCCAACCGAAGGGGACCAGGAGGCCCCGGTAAGCCAGGAGGGAGCGCAGGCCGAGGCGGCCGGAGCTGGTAACCCGGAGGGCAGCGACTCCGGCCCCGACAGTAGAGACATGGTGCCTGCGGCCGAGGTGGTCGGAGTCGCAGGGCCCATGGAAGGCCTcggggaggaggagggtgagcAGCCTGCAGGCCTGGCCACAGTCCCCGGGGGCGGGAGCGCCGAGGAGGACCCGGACATGGGGCCCGCGgcggaggaagaggaggaggaggaggaggaggaagaggaagaagagaggaacgAGAGAGGCAACCTCGACCTGGGGGCGATCACCCGTCGCTACCCTGCGGCGGGCATTAGCTTTGTGTTCCTGCATCTGGTCCACTCCCTTCTCCTCCGCCTCTATCACAACGACCACATCCTGATAGCGAGCCGTCACCACAGCCGCCTGCTCTTGGGGCCCCGCGCTGCTGCACCCAACCGCAGGGGCGAGCCCTCCCTGCTGCTGGCGCTCCAGAGGCTGGGTGCGAGGGCTGCAGCACTGGAAGGCCAGGGCCTGGGCCTAATCCAGGAGGCCGCGTCGGTCCCAGAGCCTGCGGTGCCAGGCGACCTGGCCGAGATGGCCAGGGAGCCCACAGAGGAGGCcacagaggaggaggctgcagaggaGACCACAGAGGAGACGCCCTCAGAGGAGGCCACAGAGGAGCCG AAACTGGCCGCAGAGAAACCTGTCGCAGAGAAGGCCACGGCCCCTGAGG GAGTCACTAAATCTCAGCCTGAAAAGTGGGATGAAGAGGACCAAGATGCTGCAGGCGAGGAAGAGAACgaacaagagaaagagaaggatgcGGAAAACAAGGCGAAAAACTCCAAGGGGACCTAG
- the LOC115898789 gene encoding cancer/testis antigen 47A-like isoform X2, whose amino-acid sequence MSATGDRHPTEGDQEAPVSQEGAQAEAAGAGNPEGGDSGPDSRDMVPATEVVGVAGPMEGLGEEEGEQAAGMATVPGVGSTEEDPDIGPVAEEEEEEEEEEEERNEAGNLDLAAIIHRYPVAGISFVFLDTVHSHLLRVCPNDHIVIASRHHSRQLLGPRAAAPNRRGEPSLLLALQRLGAGAAALEGQGLGLIQEAESVPGPAVPGDLAEMAREPTEEAAEEPVEEATEEKPAEEEATEKPAAEEATAPEGVTKSQPEKWDEEAQDAAGEEEKEQEKEKDAENKVKNSKGT is encoded by the exons ATGTCTGCCACAGGGGACCGACACCCAACCGAAGGGGACCAGGAGGCCCCGGTAAGCCAGGAGGGAGCGCAGGCCGAGGCGGCCGGAGCTGGTAACCCGGAGGGCGGCGACTCCGGCCCCGACAGTAGAGACATGGTGCCTGCGACCGAGGTGGTCGGAGTCGCAGGGCCCATGGAAGGCCTcggggaggaggagggtgagcAGGCGGCAGGCATGGCCACAGTCCCCGGGGTTGGGAGCACCGAGGAGGACCCGGACATCGGGCCCGTAgcggaggaagaggaggaggaggaggaggaggaagaagagaggaacgAGGCGGGCAACCTTGACCTGGCGGCGATCATCCATCGCTACCCCGTGGCGGGCATTAGCTTTGTGTTTCTGGATACGGTCCACTCCCATCTCCTCCGCGTCTGTCCCAACGACCACATCGTGATAGCGAGCCGTCACCACAGCCGCCAGCTCTTGGGGCCCCGCGCTGCTGCACCCAACCGCAGGGGCGAGCCCTCCCTGCTGCTGGCGCTCcagaggctgggcgcgggggcCGCAGCCCTGGAAGGCCAGGGCCTGGGTCTGATCCAGGAGGCCGAGTCGGTCCCAGGGCCTGCGGTGCCAGGCGACCTGGCCGAGATGGCCAGGGAGCCCACAGAGGAGGCCGCAGAGGAGCCGGTGGAGGAGGCCACAGAGGAGAAGCCCGCAGAGGAG GAGGCCACAGAGAAACCGGCCGCAGAGGAGGCCACAGCCCCTGAGG GAGTCACTAAATCTCAGCCTGAAAAGTGGGATGAAGAGGCCCAAGATGCTGCAGGcgaggaagagaaagaacaagaaaaagagaaggatgcGGAAAACAAGGTGAAAAACTCCAAGGGGACCTAG
- the LOC115898789 gene encoding cancer/testis antigen 47A-like isoform X1, protein MSATGDRHPTEGDQEAPVSQEGAQAEAAGAGNPEGGDSGPDSRDMVPATEVVGVAGPMEGLGEEEGEQAAGMATVPGVGSTEEDPDIGPVAEEEEEEEEEEEERNEAGNLDLAAIIHRYPVAGISFVFLDTVHSHLLRVCPNDHIVIASRHHSRQLLGPRAAAPNRRGEPSLLLALQRLGAGAAALEGQGLGLIQEAESVPGPAVPGDLAEMAREPTEEAAEEPVEEATEEKPAEEAAEEPATEKPAAEEATAPEGVTKSQPEKWDEEAQDAAGEEEKEQEKEKDAENKVKNSKGT, encoded by the exons ATGTCTGCCACAGGGGACCGACACCCAACCGAAGGGGACCAGGAGGCCCCGGTAAGCCAGGAGGGAGCGCAGGCCGAGGCGGCCGGAGCTGGTAACCCGGAGGGCGGCGACTCCGGCCCCGACAGTAGAGACATGGTGCCTGCGACCGAGGTGGTCGGAGTCGCAGGGCCCATGGAAGGCCTcggggaggaggagggtgagcAGGCGGCAGGCATGGCCACAGTCCCCGGGGTTGGGAGCACCGAGGAGGACCCGGACATCGGGCCCGTAgcggaggaagaggaggaggaggaggaggaggaagaagagaggaacgAGGCGGGCAACCTTGACCTGGCGGCGATCATCCATCGCTACCCCGTGGCGGGCATTAGCTTTGTGTTTCTGGATACGGTCCACTCCCATCTCCTCCGCGTCTGTCCCAACGACCACATCGTGATAGCGAGCCGTCACCACAGCCGCCAGCTCTTGGGGCCCCGCGCTGCTGCACCCAACCGCAGGGGCGAGCCCTCCCTGCTGCTGGCGCTCcagaggctgggcgcgggggcCGCAGCCCTGGAAGGCCAGGGCCTGGGTCTGATCCAGGAGGCCGAGTCGGTCCCAGGGCCTGCGGTGCCAGGCGACCTGGCCGAGATGGCCAGGGAGCCCACAGAGGAGGCCGCAGAGGAGCCGGTGGAGGAGGCCACAGAGGAGAAGCCCGCAGAGGAGGCCGCAGAGGAGCCG GCCACAGAGAAACCGGCCGCAGAGGAGGCCACAGCCCCTGAGG GAGTCACTAAATCTCAGCCTGAAAAGTGGGATGAAGAGGCCCAAGATGCTGCAGGcgaggaagagaaagaacaagaaaaagagaaggatgcGGAAAACAAGGTGAAAAACTCCAAGGGGACCTAG
- the LOC115898628 gene encoding cancer/testis antigen family 45 member A10-like — protein MTDKTEKVAVDPEPVFKRPRECDSPSYQKRQRMALLARKHGAGDSLTAGSAMSKEKKLKTGDGIPPIQLDSQIDDFAGFSKDKLMQKPGSNAPVGGIVTSNFSGDDLKCREIVPLPKSQEEINADIKHQIVKEIQSIGRKYKRIFKLLKRVQGPIEVKKVFFESIIKEAARCMSRDFVQLLEKKLEHMIWKYLSMEDYGNPNA, from the exons ATGACCGATAAAACAGAGAAGGTGGCTGTGGATCCTGAACCCGTGTTTAAACGTCCCAGGGAATGTGACAGTCCTTCATATcagaaaaggcagaggatggcCCTGTTGGCAAGGAAACACGGAGCAGGAGACAGCCTTACTGCAGGCTCTGCCATGTCCAAAGAAAAGA AGCTTAAGACAGGAGATGGTATTCCACCCATCCAATTGGATTCTCAGATTGATGACTTCGCTGGTTTCAGCAAAGATAAGCTGATGCAGAAACCTGGTAGCAATGCACCTGTGGGAGGAATTGTTACCAGCAATTTCTCTGGAGATGACCTAAAATGCAGAGAAATAGTCCCTTTACCCAAAAGCCAAGAAGAAATTAATGCTGATATAAAACATCAAATAGTGAAGGAAATCCAAAGCATTGGACGAA AATACAAAAGGATCTTCAAATTGCTTAAAAGAGTGCAAGGACCTATAGAAGTcaagaaagtattttttgaatCCATCATCAAGGAAGCAGCAAG ATGTATGAGCCGAGACTTCGTTCAGCTCCTTGAGAAGAAACTGGAGCATATGATTTGGAAGTACTTGTCCATGGAGGATTATGGCAACCCAAATGCATAA